TTTTTTAGCATTCTTTTTATTGCTGAGCGATTCTAAGTACCAACTCAATCCCCCGGCATACAACAAGCTACTAGGACTAAGATGAAGTTTCGGCTCAGTCAATTCAATTTGAGCGGTAGGCAAAAATCCAGTAATCACCGCATGTTTCTCGTATCCCAATTTACCATTAGATGGATAGAATAAACATAGAAAAATTAATACTTGGTGATTTCTCAAATCTTCTTGAGTAATCGACCACCTAATTTTATCTTTTTTAATTCCGTTAAAACTTTCTCCATCAGCCACACAAACTTGAATAGTTAACTTTGGGTTATCCGCAAGTAAATAAGTAAATTTACTTTCACCTCGCAAATTTCCTTCATCATCTAAAACCATGTTTTGCAAGCTGTCTTGTGGCACCTTAGTCACCAACTTACCCAGCCGTTCCGCCATGACTCGCTCAACAATTTGCTCTCGCAAAAGATAATCTTCTGCTTGGCGCTGGAAGTATTTGGGAAAAGGAATTACCCAGTCTGGAGGTTCAGGATATTCCGGTGGTATGGGAGGCGGATTTTTGGCGAGAATTTCGGCTTGTTGGCGAGAAAAATCGAGGATTTTTGCCAAGGGTTCTCCCAAAAATACCATAAATTCACTGTGACAACCTTTAACTTGACTTTCCAGCAAAGATAAATCGTAAGTTTTGGGTTTTTTGACACGTTGAAGGAAGTCGGCTTGTTGAGCTTTGAGTAAGCTAATCCAATCCATCTGCATTCCAGCGGCACAATGTTGCATACCTAAGGTAAGCCATACCAATTGTAACTACTCAAGTTTATATCCTCTAGTTAATTAAAAATTCAGTGATACTCGCAGTCTAATAGAACACAATTATGAAACTGTGTTTCTAGGCAGCATACAAATATACAGTACTCAAACACTTGACTGAATAATAGGACTGAGGTATAGAGAATTGAGATGATGTCAGTCAATTCTAACGAACTTGGAGAACGAGATACTGTTTCCTAAAAACAGTTCTATTTGCAAACGAGAGTATGATTTGAGAGGGACTCCCAAGGATGCAGCGACTGGAGACTCACAAATAAGTAAAGTTAATTCATCTGTGGCAATCATTTTTCCTGCTTGGTGTCAGGTGCGTTATTTTGATAACCTCAAATCCAAAATTGTATCAGGCGATCGCCAACACAAATACTCAATTAAACTTTATACATATTTTTAGATTTGACTTGCTGAGTTAGGCAAGCCCAAGAAATTATTATAGCGGTTCTTCAGTTTATGTAACAGGCTCTGGCGTGAGTAGTCACAAATTAGTAGTCTTATATATTCTAGATGACAGTTACAATTGGCAATTCTAACTTTCATCTGCGGAGGAAGCAGCAAATGCAGATTCGTGCTTTTTTTGAAGCTGCAAAAGTTGTTGAGTCTAGCCAATCACCTTACGATTCAATTTATCTGAAAATTTTTTACCCCGCGAAAATGTCGGGAACTGACTTAGAAAAAGATATGGGAATTATACCTGTTAATCCAGAACAGGCTCCTTTTCCTGTGGTGATTTTGTTCAACGGCGCTAATTGTGATGCTCAACTATATCAATGGCTGGCGGTTAAACTAGCCCAACGGGGACTGGTGGTAGTCATATTTAACTGGGTTGCAGAAGTCATGCCAGGGATAATTAGTCTCACGCCTGGAGTGGATGTTGCAGCATGGCAACCAGAAATCTATGGTACTGCTCCTAGTGCCTCGGCTTTGCCTGCGCTGTTGTCTAAACTAGAACATTTACAGAATCAGGGAATTTTAGCTGGAACCCTTGACTTGCAGCGAATCATTTTAGGTGGACATTCTGTTGGTGGTAGAGTAGCAATTGAAAGCGCTAACCCCCGCTTTTTTGAGCAAGTTGTAGCATCTTTTGCCTATGGCGCACATAGCGCCGGAGGGGTGGCAATTGGATATAAAGCAGGTACTATCTTACCTTTACCAGACTCCTTACCCATGCTACTCATGGGAGGAACTTGTGATGGGGTGATTGCTAACAGCAGCTACCGTTATGGTGTAAGTGTTGGAGATGCTACCACTTCAGTTATGCGTACATTCCGAGAAGCGATCGCTGGCGGCAGAAATGACAGCTATCTGGTACTCTTGGAAGGGGCAAATCACTTTTCTATGGCTGATACCATAGACTCCACGACAGCTAGACCCTTTCTCGACTTAAGCGCCACCCAGCCACAAGAAAACTACCGTTTATTAATGGCTGAAATCATTGGTTTATTTATTGATAGTTATGTTCGCCACCAACCAGAGGCATCTGGAGGGCTTGACCAATTACTTAATAGTGCCAATCCTCTGATAAAATCCTTTGAGCGTAAATGAGCAATTGGGAATTCGGCATAAAAGTTAGAAGAAAGGAGACAGTAATCAAAATATAAATTTATTTGAACTTGCGAATAGATTTTAGGACTTACGCGCATTGTCATATATTTTTGACAAAAATCGTCCAAAGTCAAGAGTCAAAAGTCCAAACACCTTGACTTTTTACCCTTGACTATTGACTCAGTACTGCCATCGCAGAAAATATGTGTGCCAGTTGCGTAAGTCCTGGATTTCAATAAATAATCCAAAATCCAAAATCTCAAATCCAAAATTGATATGACTAGTGCATCTTACATTTTTGTGGCTGGGGCGAGTCGTGGTGTGGGTCGAGAAATCGCTAAATACTTGACAGCACAAAATCTCAATGCTATATCTTCCTTGGTGTCTTATATCAAGTCCGGTTAATTAGTTATGATTGCCACAGTCATTGCACCCCACACGCCAGTTGCTTTGCTTGGGGCCCCCCGTTGAAGCACGTGGCGTGAGACCCGAAGACCGCACTGGCTCCCCTTAAAAAGGGGGGAACCTGAATCAAAGTCTCCCTTTTTAAGGGAGATTTAGAGGGATCTAAAACTTTTGATACCAACAAGAGGACTTTTCAAACAACCTCTAAGACACAAAGGTAAGAAGCCCTGAAAATTATTAACTTCTA
Above is a window of Nostoc sp. UHCC 0702 DNA encoding:
- a CDS encoding dienelactone hydrolase codes for the protein MQIRAFFEAAKVVESSQSPYDSIYLKIFYPAKMSGTDLEKDMGIIPVNPEQAPFPVVILFNGANCDAQLYQWLAVKLAQRGLVVVIFNWVAEVMPGIISLTPGVDVAAWQPEIYGTAPSASALPALLSKLEHLQNQGILAGTLDLQRIILGGHSVGGRVAIESANPRFFEQVVASFAYGAHSAGGVAIGYKAGTILPLPDSLPMLLMGGTCDGVIANSSYRYGVSVGDATTSVMRTFREAIAGGRNDSYLVLLEGANHFSMADTIDSTTARPFLDLSATQPQENYRLLMAEIIGLFIDSYVRHQPEASGGLDQLLNSANPLIKSFERK